One genomic region from Marmota flaviventris isolate mMarFla1 chromosome 6, mMarFla1.hap1, whole genome shotgun sequence encodes:
- the Smim40 gene encoding LOW QUALITY PROTEIN: small integral membrane protein 40 (The sequence of the model RefSeq protein was modified relative to this genomic sequence to represent the inferred CDS: inserted 1 base in 1 codon): MAQEEGKVDEGDVFLAFAQGPSPPRSPLQRALDTAFLIFLILFLTLLMLEAAYKLLWILPWAKLGDWLLGXPQKEEELEL, encoded by the exons ATGGCACAGGAGGAAGGCAAGGTGGACGAGGGAGATGTGTTCCTGGCATTTGCCCAAGGTCCCTCTCCTCCCAGGAGTCCCCTGCAACGTGCTTTGGACACGGCCTTCCTTATTTTCCTGATTCTGTTCTTGACACTGCTGATGTTGGAGGCTGCTTATAAGCTGCTGTGGATTCTACCATGGGCAAAACTGGGGGACTGGCTCCTAG CACCTCAGAAAGAGGAGGAGCTGGAATTGTGA